In one Bosea sp. RAC05 genomic region, the following are encoded:
- a CDS encoding ABC transporter substrate-binding protein produces the protein MLSKAALVALLAAAPGAVMAQESITVATYGGEWGAAMQACIIDPFTRDTSIRVVPEPGVSGVTLSKLRQQKDAPTLDAVWIDGGVSEIAAGDGVIASVDPTKVTAVSGMIPEGVYKGADGKIFALSTGFYSLGLAYNARDIKQPPVSWLDLWKPEFAGAVTFPSPSNAMGVPFIVHLAGLTGGSIDNVTPAFEKLKQLKVAAYFDTAGAGTNLFQSGEVVVGAHYASSAYALRDQKLPIAFVVPKEGAIGGDIRLHLVANSKKQALAEKFMNYAIGTTPAQCMAERIYVGPATTNVTLSENAKQRMPWGADGSIKSLALPDWVKINANRAAIIEAFNRTVVAKK, from the coding sequence ATGCTGTCGAAGGCCGCGCTTGTTGCGCTGCTGGCGGCTGCGCCGGGCGCCGTCATGGCGCAGGAATCGATCACCGTCGCGACCTATGGCGGCGAGTGGGGCGCTGCGATGCAGGCCTGCATCATCGATCCCTTCACGCGCGACACCTCGATCCGCGTCGTGCCCGAGCCAGGCGTGTCCGGGGTAACGCTGAGCAAGCTGCGCCAGCAGAAGGACGCGCCGACCCTCGACGCGGTCTGGATCGATGGCGGCGTCTCCGAGATTGCAGCTGGCGACGGGGTGATCGCCTCCGTCGATCCGACGAAGGTAACCGCCGTGTCCGGCATGATCCCGGAAGGCGTCTACAAGGGCGCCGACGGCAAGATCTTCGCGCTCAGCACGGGCTTCTATTCGCTGGGCCTGGCCTACAATGCGCGCGACATCAAGCAGCCGCCGGTGTCTTGGCTCGATCTGTGGAAGCCCGAATTTGCCGGCGCAGTCACATTCCCCAGTCCCTCCAACGCGATGGGCGTTCCGTTCATCGTGCATCTGGCGGGACTGACGGGCGGCAGCATCGACAATGTCACCCCGGCCTTCGAGAAGCTCAAGCAACTCAAGGTCGCCGCTTATTTCGATACGGCAGGGGCAGGCACCAATCTGTTCCAGAGCGGCGAGGTCGTCGTCGGCGCGCACTATGCGAGTTCGGCCTACGCCCTGCGCGACCAGAAGCTGCCGATCGCCTTCGTCGTGCCGAAAGAAGGTGCGATCGGCGGCGACATCCGCCTCCATCTCGTCGCCAACAGCAAGAAGCAGGCGCTAGCCGAGAAATTTATGAACTATGCGATCGGCACGACGCCAGCGCAGTGCATGGCCGAGCGTATCTATGTCGGCCCGGCGACCACAAATGTGACGCTGTCGGAGAACGCCAAGCAGCGCATGCCATGGGGCGCCGACGGCTCAATCAAGAGCCTCGCCCTCCCGGACTGGGTCAAGATCAACGCCAACCGGGCCGCGATCATCGAGGCTTTCAATCGCACGGTGGTCGCAAAGAAGTAG
- a CDS encoding NAD(P)/FAD-dependent oxidoreductase, whose amino-acid sequence MAADVVIIGAGYIGLSAALHLAKGGSKVVVLEAAEIGFGASFSNSGFVIRGFGSCRTT is encoded by the coding sequence GTGGCGGCCGATGTCGTCATTATCGGGGCCGGCTATATCGGGCTGTCGGCTGCACTCCATCTGGCGAAGGGCGGGAGCAAGGTCGTGGTGCTCGAAGCCGCCGAAATCGGCTTCGGCGCGTCCTTCAGTAATTCTGGCTTCGTCATACGGGGCTTTGGGTCATGCCGGACGACCTGA
- a CDS encoding FAD-dependent monooxygenase produces the protein MKSIVNLGRDFANSVADLFGREAAQVEPKTSPGRRRILVVGGGPAGLAFATSLHAIAGAQLDLTIADARWIEDGRVVRWRNVLEGVNRREQVVTIQSLVFDRLAEPVRSAMFPAGGYAEVWPLSRESPAERGFPRNVRIRDLEDRLLELARAQGLRLLAKRVEPDALRLEDWDLVVIADGANSRVRDHFTAAFGRADHTPYALRGSQVVDNVLGLRVTSLMSETSSVIMTIAQQRYLFNGIGGDGLLYMRLTDDEAAEVRGRVAGKYEFRPCLQANPCQVTWRANNVRKGFYCAGRGSQFVPADDPNSYLWKRLLEGLALFGIPKEALVAVTTFPLSMSRRGAFSAQLNPIGSERTVFGALIGDAAGVTHFWPGRGLNRGLSSAYALAVVLSRLDPAAPLRSADFAEFEGIMAQLQSRHQDRAWRAMVQMRGERVLPIKEIIRDAIAQPRASREILIRTMQVRVAELVSGLTDRLPIKPDLTQLFAALDRVDDETLAVLVESRGWETRESGGPEIDVEALLRVSKREP, from the coding sequence ATGAAATCAATAGTCAATCTTGGCCGTGACTTCGCCAATTCTGTGGCGGATCTCTTCGGCCGCGAAGCGGCACAGGTCGAGCCGAAGACATCGCCCGGCCGGCGTCGCATCCTTGTCGTCGGAGGCGGCCCCGCCGGTCTCGCGTTCGCGACCTCGCTTCACGCCATTGCCGGCGCGCAGCTCGACCTCACCATCGCCGACGCGCGCTGGATCGAGGACGGCCGGGTCGTGCGGTGGCGCAACGTCCTTGAGGGCGTCAATCGGCGCGAACAAGTCGTGACGATACAGTCCCTGGTGTTTGATCGCTTGGCTGAGCCGGTCCGTTCGGCGATGTTTCCGGCCGGGGGCTACGCGGAGGTTTGGCCGCTAAGCCGGGAGTCACCGGCGGAGCGCGGGTTTCCGCGCAATGTCCGTATTCGCGATCTCGAAGATCGGCTGCTTGAGCTGGCTCGCGCCCAAGGACTGCGCCTGCTCGCTAAACGCGTCGAACCGGATGCGCTGCGACTTGAGGATTGGGATCTCGTCGTTATCGCCGATGGCGCAAACTCGCGCGTCCGGGATCACTTCACCGCAGCGTTCGGGCGCGCCGACCACACTCCCTATGCACTGCGCGGCAGCCAAGTCGTCGACAACGTCCTCGGCCTCAGAGTGACGTCGTTGATGTCCGAGACATCGAGCGTGATCATGACGATCGCCCAGCAGCGCTACCTGTTCAACGGCATCGGCGGCGACGGTCTGCTCTATATGAGGCTGACGGACGACGAGGCTGCGGAGGTCCGCGGTCGTGTCGCCGGCAAGTATGAATTCCGTCCGTGTCTGCAAGCTAACCCCTGCCAGGTCACCTGGCGGGCCAATAATGTTCGCAAGGGCTTCTACTGTGCGGGCCGCGGTTCGCAGTTCGTGCCTGCGGATGATCCGAATTCCTATCTCTGGAAGCGCTTGTTGGAGGGGCTTGCGCTGTTCGGCATTCCGAAGGAGGCGCTCGTGGCGGTGACGACCTTCCCGCTGTCGATGAGCCGCCGCGGCGCCTTCAGTGCGCAACTCAACCCGATCGGATCCGAGCGGACTGTGTTTGGCGCCCTAATTGGGGACGCCGCTGGCGTGACGCACTTCTGGCCCGGGCGTGGCCTAAACAGGGGCCTCTCGTCGGCCTATGCGCTGGCAGTGGTCCTGAGCCGCCTTGATCCGGCGGCACCACTGCGGTCGGCGGATTTCGCCGAATTCGAAGGTATAATGGCCCAGCTCCAGAGCCGCCATCAGGACCGGGCGTGGCGGGCGATGGTTCAGATGCGCGGTGAGCGCGTGCTGCCGATCAAGGAGATCATCCGCGATGCGATCGCACAGCCGCGCGCCAGCCGTGAAATCTTGATCCGCACCATGCAGGTTCGCGTGGCAGAGTTGGTTTCGGGCCTGACCGATCGGCTTCCAATCAAGCCCGATCTTACGCAACTGTTTGCCGCGCTCGACCGCGTCGACGACGAGACGCTGGCGGTGCTTGTCGAAAGCCGCGGATGGGAGACACGGGAGTCGGGAGGCCCAGAGATCGACGTGGAGGCGCTCCTGCGTGTCAGCAAGCGCGAGCCATAA
- a CDS encoding tyrosine-type recombinase/integrase produces MRVNLKGVNRVRKRLADGTIRIYHYHRATGKKLEGNPGSAEFLASYWAAERAPAQRHKGTFNGLIRAYTGSVEFAKLAGSTQAEYKRMLTKAEPRFGSMPISALNDPRVKEDFLEWRDEVVRSSGEREGDNRLTIVSGMLSWAVSRGKLTANHILGFKRLYASDRSDIIWLEAHIRAFMAVAAIELQWALILALHTGQRQGDLLSVAWTNYDGHVLRIFQSKTQKWVTVPCTRALKAMLDGMPRVATVILTSTTGKAWKKRYFANQWKEASDLADLIDLHFHDLRGTAVTMLAEAGCTVPEIASITGHSLKTVNTILEKYLSRTRALAEAAMAKFENAPATDFANRLQTAVNPKPSKPTK; encoded by the coding sequence ATGCGCGTGAACCTGAAGGGCGTTAATCGCGTCCGAAAGCGTCTCGCCGATGGGACGATTCGGATTTACCACTATCACCGCGCAACCGGCAAAAAGCTGGAAGGCAACCCGGGCTCGGCGGAGTTCCTGGCGTCCTATTGGGCGGCAGAGAGGGCACCTGCCCAGCGTCACAAGGGAACCTTCAACGGCTTGATCCGCGCCTATACCGGCTCGGTCGAGTTTGCCAAGCTCGCGGGGTCGACACAGGCCGAGTACAAGCGAATGCTGACCAAAGCGGAGCCGCGTTTTGGCTCTATGCCGATCAGCGCGCTGAACGATCCTCGCGTGAAAGAGGATTTTCTTGAATGGCGGGACGAAGTGGTCCGATCTTCGGGAGAGCGCGAGGGGGACAACCGGCTCACGATCGTTTCCGGCATGTTGAGTTGGGCTGTGAGTCGAGGCAAGCTGACTGCCAATCACATCCTCGGTTTTAAACGGCTCTATGCGTCAGACCGCTCTGACATCATCTGGCTTGAAGCGCACATAAGGGCCTTCATGGCCGTAGCGGCGATCGAGCTGCAGTGGGCACTCATCCTCGCGCTCCATACAGGACAGCGCCAAGGTGATCTGCTCTCCGTCGCCTGGACCAACTACGACGGGCATGTACTCCGCATCTTTCAGTCGAAAACCCAAAAATGGGTGACCGTTCCGTGCACGAGGGCCCTCAAGGCCATGTTGGACGGCATGCCTCGGGTGGCGACAGTCATCCTGACATCGACCACGGGAAAGGCGTGGAAGAAGCGCTACTTCGCGAACCAGTGGAAGGAAGCGAGCGACTTGGCAGACTTGATTGATCTGCACTTTCATGACCTGCGGGGAACGGCGGTCACGATGCTGGCAGAGGCGGGTTGCACCGTCCCGGAGATCGCGTCGATCACCGGTCACTCGCTCAAGACGGTCAACACCATCCTCGAGAAGTATCTGAGTCGGACTAGAGCTCTAGCAGAGGCTGCGATGGCGAAATTCGAGAACGCCCCAGCAACAGATTTTGCAAACCGCTTGCAAACCGCGGTCAATCCCAAGCCGTCGAAACCGACTAAGTGA
- the hisE gene encoding phosphoribosyl-ATP diphosphatase, with translation MADSIHRLHAAVLAARSRDPAHSRTARLVAEGLPKMAKKLAEEAFEVGLDAVQGDRAGAIRESADLIYNLVVLWSAMGIAPEDVWREMDRREALHGIAEKLPKGRGKLAAPTLPAGLPLLAVKR, from the coding sequence ATGGCTGATTCGATCCACCGTCTCCACGCTGCCGTGCTCGCGGCCCGTTCCCGCGATCCCGCCCATTCGCGGACGGCCCGGCTCGTCGCCGAGGGCCTGCCGAAGATGGCCAAGAAGCTGGCCGAAGAGGCGTTCGAAGTCGGTCTGGATGCCGTCCAGGGCGATCGCGCCGGTGCGATCCGCGAGAGCGCCGACCTGATCTACAACCTCGTCGTCCTGTGGAGCGCGATGGGCATCGCGCCCGAGGATGTCTGGCGCGAGATGGACCGGCGCGAGGCGCTCCACGGCATCGCCGAGAAGCTGCCGAAGGGCCGGGGCAAGCTCGCTGCGCCCACCCTGCCGGCCGGGCTGCCGTTGCTGGCGGTGAAGCGCTGA
- a CDS encoding ABC transporter ATP-binding protein, giving the protein MKIGRVTDDTFALLLRVWREQVKAYLPQMAMILGLVVVIAATTSFYPLLIKAAFDAFADPMTAEATGFVRRMERLVSKSLGIEIGVVNAVAVVVVIVTAVKGFSLLAQTVMTNSVVSRIEADMQTALYTHLIRADLAQLHRENPASLTQRFTTDFTFVKEALTRLINIAVRDVLTAIALVGAMFWIDWQMTLVVMLVAPIVAHPIGKIGRKLRRMATSQQEQTGLMASLVTESLQGARAAKTDTLEPYLERRAASAFETIRSLKMKAANARGRLDPLLEVGGGMAVAGVLAAIGVRITGGGSTVGDFTGYVSALLLAAQPMRSLGNLNAIVQEAGASLKRYYALLDEKPRIVDAADARPLVVGAGEVAFRKLRFRYRDDQRALEGIDLVAEGGKTTALVGRSGSGKSTLLALVPRLYDPTDGRIEIDGQDLRGLTLASLRSQIGVVSQDVVLFDDTVRANIAFGRPGASDEEIVAAAKAAAAHDFILAMPEGYESSVGERGQKLSGGERQRIAIARAILKDAPILLLDEATSALDAESERLVQQALARLMKNRTTLVIAHRLSTVREADLIVVMEEGRIVETGSHEALLARDGAYARLHRLQVIAD; this is encoded by the coding sequence ATGAAGATTGGCCGCGTCACCGACGATACGTTCGCGCTTCTCCTCCGCGTCTGGCGCGAGCAGGTCAAAGCCTATCTGCCGCAGATGGCGATGATCCTCGGCCTCGTCGTGGTGATCGCGGCGACGACGAGCTTCTACCCGCTGCTGATCAAGGCGGCCTTCGACGCCTTCGCCGACCCGATGACGGCGGAGGCGACCGGCTTCGTCCGGCGCATGGAGCGGCTGGTCTCGAAATCGCTCGGCATCGAGATCGGCGTCGTCAATGCGGTCGCCGTCGTCGTCGTCATCGTCACGGCAGTGAAGGGGTTCTCGCTGCTGGCCCAGACGGTGATGACCAACAGTGTCGTCAGCCGCATCGAGGCGGACATGCAGACGGCGCTCTACACGCATCTGATCCGGGCCGACCTCGCCCAGCTCCACCGCGAGAACCCGGCCTCGCTGACACAGCGCTTCACCACCGATTTCACCTTCGTCAAGGAGGCGCTGACCCGGTTGATCAACATCGCGGTGCGCGATGTGCTGACCGCGATCGCGCTGGTGGGCGCGATGTTCTGGATCGACTGGCAGATGACGCTCGTCGTCATGCTGGTCGCGCCGATTGTGGCGCATCCGATCGGCAAGATCGGCCGGAAGCTGCGCCGCATGGCGACCTCGCAGCAAGAGCAGACCGGGCTGATGGCCAGCCTCGTCACCGAGAGCCTGCAGGGCGCACGCGCCGCCAAGACCGACACGCTCGAGCCCTATCTCGAACGGCGGGCGGCGAGCGCCTTCGAGACCATCCGCTCGCTCAAGATGAAGGCCGCCAATGCGCGCGGTCGGCTCGATCCGCTGCTCGAGGTCGGCGGCGGCATGGCGGTGGCCGGCGTGCTGGCGGCGATCGGCGTGCGCATCACCGGCGGTGGCTCCACCGTCGGCGACTTCACCGGCTATGTCTCGGCGCTGCTGCTGGCGGCCCAGCCGATGCGTTCGCTGGGCAACCTCAACGCCATCGTCCAGGAGGCCGGCGCCTCGCTGAAGCGCTATTACGCCCTGCTCGACGAGAAGCCCCGGATCGTCGACGCCGCCGACGCCAGGCCCCTGGTGGTCGGCGCGGGCGAGGTCGCCTTCCGAAAGCTGCGCTTCCGCTACCGCGACGACCAGCGCGCGCTCGAGGGCATCGATCTCGTCGCCGAGGGCGGCAAGACCACCGCACTCGTCGGGCGCTCGGGCTCGGGCAAGTCGACGTTGCTGGCCCTGGTGCCGCGGCTCTACGACCCGACAGATGGGCGCATCGAGATCGACGGACAGGATCTGCGCGGGCTGACGCTGGCGTCGCTGCGGTCGCAGATCGGCGTGGTCAGCCAGGATGTCGTGCTGTTCGACGATACGGTGCGCGCCAACATCGCCTTCGGACGGCCGGGCGCCAGCGACGAGGAGATCGTCGCGGCCGCGAAGGCCGCCGCCGCGCATGATTTCATCCTGGCGATGCCGGAGGGCTACGAGTCCTCCGTCGGCGAGCGCGGCCAGAAGCTCTCGGGCGGCGAGCGCCAGCGCATCGCGATTGCCCGTGCGATCCTCAAGGACGCGCCGATCCTGCTGCTCGACGAGGCGACGAGCGCGCTCGACGCCGAATCGGAGCGGCTGGTTCAGCAGGCGCTGGCCCGGCTGATGAAGAACCGGACCACGCTCGTCATCGCCCACCGGCTCTCGACGGTGCGCGAAGCGGACCTCATCGTCGTGATGGAAGAGGGCAGAATCGTCGAGACCGGCAGCCACGAGGCGCTGCTCGCGCGTGATGGTGCCTATGCGCGGCTGCACCGGCTGCAGGTCATCGCCGACTGA
- a CDS encoding DSD1 family PLP-dependent enzyme, protein MPLHPPAQPGQSFAEIDTPALILDLDAFERNLVTMAAYTQGHGVRLRPHAKTHKSPEIALRQIAHGAVGQCVQKVSEAEVLVEGGVTDVLVSNEITGAAKLDRLAKLARQARIGLCVDHLDGIREAAEAAARHDVVLDVLVEIDVGGRRCGVAPGETAVRLAEAIARSNTLRFGGLQAYHGTAQHMRSIDERREAIERAALGTRNTVERLQQAGLACAVVGGAGTGTFEIESQSGIWNEIQAGSYIFMDADYARNRQADGTPFRTFEHALFVLTGVMSKPVPDRAVVDAGHKAASVDSGMPMPFRREGVIYTKPSDEHGVLTGDPIALPHRGDRLLLIPGHCDPTVNLHDWYVGVRGLHTPDAHVEALWPIAGRGALT, encoded by the coding sequence ATGCCCCTGCACCCGCCGGCCCAGCCCGGCCAGAGTTTCGCCGAGATCGACACGCCGGCCCTGATCCTCGATCTCGACGCCTTCGAGCGCAACCTCGTCACCATGGCGGCCTATACGCAGGGACACGGCGTCCGGCTGCGGCCCCACGCCAAAACCCACAAGAGCCCGGAGATCGCGCTGCGCCAGATCGCCCATGGCGCGGTCGGTCAGTGCGTCCAGAAGGTCTCCGAGGCGGAAGTCCTGGTCGAAGGCGGCGTCACCGACGTGCTCGTCAGCAACGAGATCACCGGCGCCGCCAAGCTCGACCGGCTGGCGAAGCTCGCGCGCCAGGCCAGGATCGGGCTCTGCGTCGATCATCTCGACGGCATCCGCGAGGCGGCCGAGGCCGCCGCCCGCCACGACGTCGTGCTCGATGTGCTCGTCGAGATCGATGTCGGCGGCCGCCGCTGCGGCGTCGCGCCCGGCGAGACGGCGGTGCGGCTGGCGGAGGCGATCGCCCGCAGCAACACACTGCGCTTCGGCGGCCTGCAGGCCTATCACGGCACCGCCCAGCACATGCGCTCGATCGACGAGCGCCGCGAGGCGATCGAGCGCGCCGCGCTCGGCACGCGCAACACGGTGGAGCGGCTGCAGCAGGCCGGCCTCGCCTGCGCCGTGGTCGGAGGGGCCGGCACCGGCACTTTCGAGATCGAAAGCCAGTCCGGCATCTGGAACGAGATCCAGGCCGGGTCGTACATCTTCATGGACGCCGACTATGCCCGAAACCGCCAGGCCGACGGCACGCCCTTCCGCACCTTCGAGCATGCGCTGTTCGTCCTCACCGGGGTGATGAGCAAGCCGGTACCGGACCGAGCCGTCGTCGATGCCGGCCACAAGGCGGCCTCGGTCGATTCCGGCATGCCGATGCCGTTCCGGCGCGAGGGCGTGATCTACACCAAGCCCTCCGACGAGCATGGCGTGCTGACGGGCGATCCGATCGCCCTGCCGCATCGCGGCGACCGGTTGCTGCTGATCCCGGGCCATTGCGACCCCACGGTGAACCTGCATGATTGGTATGTTGGTGTGCGCGGCCTCCACACGCCGGACGCCCATGTCGAGGCGCTCTGGCCGATCGCGGGACGTGGCGCCCTGACCTGA
- a CDS encoding helix-turn-helix transcriptional regulator, with protein MSVQDQIYLTTEEAAGYLRLKERKLYDLVASGAVPCTKVSGKWLFPRAALDRWLEAGLSRPEGMQSVSPPPIIGGSQDSLLEVAVRDSACGLALLAEGSQAGLDRLVRGEVAIAAIHLHATPDDDEANPAAILAEPGLFDAVVIGFARREQGLLVAPGNPLGLSGLASAVTQQARFARRQAGAGAQLLLNSLVEREALPATAMVLTEGICATGQDLALAIRTGRADCGIASRAIASAFGLDFLPLVWEHVDLVMRRRTYFEPATQMLLGWMRGTAMAARARELGGYDLSRSGAVRLNR; from the coding sequence ATGTCAGTGCAGGATCAGATCTATCTGACGACCGAGGAGGCTGCGGGTTACCTGCGGCTGAAGGAGCGCAAGCTCTATGACCTCGTCGCCAGCGGCGCCGTGCCCTGCACCAAGGTCAGCGGAAAATGGCTGTTTCCGCGCGCCGCGCTCGACCGCTGGCTCGAAGCTGGTCTCTCGCGGCCCGAGGGGATGCAGTCGGTGTCCCCGCCGCCGATCATCGGCGGCAGCCAGGATTCGCTGCTTGAGGTGGCGGTGCGCGACTCCGCCTGCGGGCTGGCCCTGCTGGCTGAAGGCTCACAGGCCGGGCTCGACCGGCTGGTGCGCGGCGAGGTCGCGATCGCGGCCATCCATCTCCATGCCACGCCCGACGATGACGAGGCCAATCCCGCGGCGATCCTGGCGGAGCCCGGGCTGTTCGATGCGGTGGTGATCGGCTTCGCGCGGCGCGAGCAGGGCCTGCTGGTTGCGCCCGGCAATCCGCTGGGCCTGTCCGGCCTGGCGTCGGCGGTCACCCAGCAGGCACGGTTTGCGCGGCGCCAGGCGGGCGCGGGCGCGCAGCTCCTTCTCAACAGCCTGGTCGAGCGCGAGGCGCTGCCCGCGACGGCGATGGTCCTGACGGAGGGAATCTGCGCCACGGGCCAGGATCTCGCGCTCGCCATCCGCACCGGGCGCGCCGATTGCGGCATCGCCTCGCGGGCGATCGCCAGCGCCTTCGGGCTCGATTTCCTGCCGCTGGTCTGGGAGCATGTCGATCTGGTGATGCGCCGCCGGACCTATTTCGAGCCGGCGACGCAGATGCTGCTGGGCTGGATGCGCGGCACGGCGATGGCAGCCCGGGCGCGCGAACTCGGCGGCTATGATCTGTCGCGCAGCGGTGCGGTGCGGCTCAATCGTTGA
- a CDS encoding ABC transporter permease — translation MDFGAIFSAAFALIVGLDPAFLAIVGLSLRVTLTAVLIAALIGLPLGAALALARFRGRSAVIVCLNALMGLPPVVAGLVVFLMLSRSGPLGPLGLLFTPTAMILAQVLLVLPIVIALTRQTVEDLWGEYRDHLRSVGLEGVRAIPTLLFDGRFALATALLAGFGRASAEVGAVLIVGGNIAGYTRTMTTAITLETSKGDLPLALGLGLVLIALTLAINAIAFGASRIGARYAG, via the coding sequence TTGGACTTCGGAGCGATCTTTTCGGCCGCCTTCGCCCTGATCGTCGGGCTCGATCCGGCGTTCCTCGCGATCGTCGGCCTGTCGCTGCGGGTCACGCTGACGGCGGTCCTGATCGCGGCTCTGATCGGCCTGCCGCTGGGTGCCGCGCTCGCTCTGGCGCGCTTCCGCGGCCGCTCTGCGGTGATCGTCTGCCTCAATGCGCTGATGGGCCTTCCGCCCGTCGTCGCCGGCCTCGTCGTCTTCCTGATGCTCTCGCGCTCGGGGCCGCTCGGGCCGCTCGGGCTGCTGTTCACGCCGACGGCGATGATCCTGGCACAGGTCCTCCTCGTGCTGCCGATCGTCATCGCGCTGACCCGCCAGACCGTCGAGGATCTCTGGGGCGAGTATCGCGACCATCTCCGCTCTGTCGGGCTTGAAGGCGTCCGCGCCATCCCCACCCTGCTCTTCGACGGACGCTTCGCGCTGGCCACCGCCCTGCTAGCGGGCTTCGGCCGCGCCAGCGCCGAGGTCGGCGCCGTGCTGATCGTCGGCGGCAACATCGCCGGCTACACCCGCACCATGACCACGGCGATCACGCTCGAAACCTCCAAGGGCGACCTCCCGCTGGCGCTCGGACTCGGCCTCGTCCTGATCGCCCTGACGCTCGCCATCAACGCCATCGCCTTCGGCGCCAGCCGCATCGGCGCACGTTATGCGGGATGA
- a CDS encoding ATP-binding cassette domain-containing protein, with amino-acid sequence MRDVASILPLDVRAVAFHGDGRRLVDGISFQLPAGGLTVILGPNGAGKSLTLRLCHGLLTPSEGRIAWAQGAAGRNRRHAMVFQKPIMLRRSVEANVLHALAAAGVAGSERRERCRTALERFGLSERAGQAARLLSGGEQQRLAIARAWALRPELLFLDEPTSQLDPAATRQIEQLLSGLVAEGITVLMSTHDLGQARRLASRVLFLHRGRLIADAPAADFFAGPASPEARAFLAGELLW; translated from the coding sequence ATGCGTGATGTCGCCTCGATCCTGCCGCTCGACGTCCGCGCCGTCGCCTTCCATGGCGACGGGCGCCGCCTCGTCGACGGCATCAGCTTCCAGCTTCCGGCCGGCGGATTGACCGTGATTCTCGGTCCCAACGGTGCCGGCAAGTCGCTGACGCTGCGGCTCTGTCACGGCCTGCTGACGCCAAGCGAGGGCAGGATCGCCTGGGCGCAGGGCGCGGCGGGGCGCAACCGGCGCCACGCCATGGTCTTCCAGAAGCCGATCATGCTGCGCCGCTCGGTCGAGGCGAATGTGCTGCACGCGCTGGCGGCGGCGGGTGTCGCCGGTTCCGAACGTCGCGAGCGCTGCCGCACCGCGCTCGAACGCTTCGGCCTCAGCGAGCGCGCCGGCCAGGCGGCGCGGCTGCTCTCCGGCGGTGAGCAGCAGCGCCTCGCTATCGCCCGGGCCTGGGCGCTGCGCCCGGAACTGCTGTTCTTGGACGAGCCGACCTCGCAGCTCGACCCCGCCGCCACCCGCCAGATCGAGCAACTGCTCTCCGGCCTCGTGGCCGAGGGCATCACGGTGCTGATGTCGACGCATGATCTCGGCCAGGCGCGGCGGCTGGCCTCGCGCGTGCTCTTCCTGCATCGCGGGCGGCTGATCGCGGATGCGCCCGCCGCCGACTTCTTCGCTGGCCCGGCCTCGCCCGAGGCGCGCGCCTTTCTCGCCGGAGAGCTGCTCTGGTGA
- a CDS encoding extracellular solute-binding protein, which produces MTTTRRLLLATGFSVALTGLAFAQATTATPPTASAPAAAGTRFITVSSTTSTQDSGLFGHILPLFRAKTGIEVRVVSQGTGQALDTGRRGDADVVFVHAKAQEEKFVADGFGLERKPVMYNDFVLIGPKGDPAGISGSKDIAAALVKIAEKGAPFVSRGDKSGTHSAELALWKVAGVDLEAKKGAWYREIGQGMGAALNTAGSMGAYVLADRGTWISFKNRGDLAIAVEGDRRLFNQYGVIAVNPAKHPHVKINDGQAFVNWLVSPEGQKAIADYKIEGQQLFFPNATQAGA; this is translated from the coding sequence ATGACCACGACCCGACGCCTGCTCCTCGCCACGGGCTTCTCTGTCGCCCTGACCGGCCTCGCCTTCGCCCAGGCCACCACCGCCACACCGCCGACCGCCTCGGCACCGGCCGCGGCCGGCACCCGCTTCATCACGGTGTCTTCGACCACCTCGACCCAGGATTCCGGCCTGTTCGGCCATATCCTGCCGCTGTTCAGGGCGAAGACCGGCATCGAGGTCCGCGTCGTCTCGCAGGGCACGGGCCAGGCGCTCGACACCGGCCGGCGCGGCGATGCCGACGTCGTCTTCGTCCATGCCAAGGCGCAGGAGGAGAAGTTCGTCGCCGACGGCTTCGGGCTCGAGCGCAAGCCCGTCATGTACAACGACTTCGTCCTGATCGGCCCGAAGGGCGACCCGGCCGGCATCAGTGGCTCGAAGGATATCGCTGCCGCGCTGGTGAAGATCGCCGAGAAGGGCGCGCCCTTCGTCTCGCGCGGCGACAAGTCGGGCACGCATTCGGCCGAACTCGCGCTCTGGAAGGTCGCGGGCGTCGATCTCGAGGCCAAGAAGGGCGCCTGGTACCGCGAGATCGGCCAGGGCATGGGGGCCGCGCTCAACACCGCCGGCAGCATGGGCGCCTATGTGCTGGCCGACCGCGGCACCTGGATCTCCTTCAAGAACCGCGGCGATCTCGCCATTGCGGTCGAAGGCGACCGTCGCCTGTTCAACCAGTACGGCGTCATCGCGGTGAACCCGGCCAAGCATCCCCATGTGAAGATCAACGACGGGCAGGCCTTCGTGAACTGGCTGGTCAGCCCGGAGGGCCAGAAGGCCATCGCCGACTACAAGATCGAGGGGCAGCAGCTCTTCTTCCCCAATGCGACGCAGGCGGGCGCGTGA